One Nitrospira sp. DNA window includes the following coding sequences:
- a CDS encoding Acetyl-coenzyme A carboxyl transferase alpha chain gives MRDYLDFEKPIRELEEKIEKLASAESPKSGTQEELRKLRTKLAQVEHELYNGLTPWQRTQLARHPQRPTTLDYINDLCREFLELHGDRGFGDDRAIVGGFARFNDRSVMIIGHQKGKTLKERMQRNFGMPNPEGYRKALRLMRLAEKFGRPIITFIDTPGAYPGIGAEERGQAEAIARNLFVMSRLAVPIISVVIGEGGSGGALALGVSDRILMLEHSVYSVISPEGCAAILYDDPTKVPDAAASLKMTAQDLVGLGIVDEVIPEPLGGAHRDTRAISDRVAKALANHIYSLVDLPTDQLVAQRDQKFRKMGVVGGLVPA, from the coding sequence ATGAGAGACTACCTCGACTTTGAAAAGCCGATCCGCGAACTCGAAGAGAAAATCGAGAAACTCGCCTCAGCCGAATCGCCCAAATCCGGCACCCAGGAAGAACTCCGCAAGTTGCGGACGAAACTCGCCCAGGTCGAACATGAACTGTACAACGGCCTGACCCCCTGGCAACGGACCCAGTTGGCCCGCCACCCCCAGCGCCCGACGACGCTCGACTACATCAATGACCTCTGCCGCGAATTCCTCGAACTGCACGGCGACCGCGGCTTCGGCGACGACCGCGCGATCGTGGGCGGATTCGCCCGCTTCAACGACCGGTCGGTGATGATCATCGGGCACCAAAAGGGCAAGACGCTCAAGGAGCGCATGCAGCGGAACTTCGGCATGCCCAATCCCGAAGGCTATCGCAAGGCGCTGCGGCTCATGCGGCTGGCGGAAAAGTTCGGCCGGCCCATCATCACGTTCATCGACACCCCCGGCGCCTACCCCGGCATCGGCGCGGAAGAGCGCGGGCAGGCTGAAGCCATCGCCAGGAACCTGTTCGTCATGTCACGGCTGGCCGTGCCCATCATTTCGGTCGTGATCGGTGAAGGCGGCAGCGGCGGCGCCCTCGCTTTGGGCGTGAGCGACCGCATTCTCATGCTGGAACATTCCGTCTACTCCGTCATTTCTCCTGAAGGCTGCGCGGCGATTCTGTACGACGATCCTACCAAGGTTCCGGACGCGGCGGCCTCGCTGAAGATGACCGCGCAGGACCTGGTCGGCCTCGGCATCGTGGATGAAGTCATTCCCGAGCCGCTCGGCGGCGCCCATCGCGACACCAGGGCCATCTCCGACCGGGTCGCCAAGGCGTTGGCCAATCACATCTACAGCCTGGTCGACCTTCCCACCGACCAACTCGTCGCCCAGCGTGATCAGAAGTTCCGCAAGATGGGCGTGGTCGGCGGCCTCGTCCCGGCCTAA
- a CDS encoding ATP-dependent helicase HrpB, giving the protein MDRLPIEEALPSLREVLAAGRSALLTAQPGAGKTTRVPLALLQEPWLVGQKLVLLEPRRLAARAAATYMAASLREPVGRTVGYRIRHDTKVGPDTRIEVVTEGILTRLLQQDPSLAGYGLVIFDEFHERSLQADLGLAFARESQRLFRPDLRLLVMSATLDCAAVTRILHDAETISCEGRLYPVTTHYLDRPIEGRLEQAVVRSIRQVLARDTGSLLVFLPGMAEIRRTERHLREVALGSDILIAPLHGDLPQDEQEQAILPAPPGRRKIVLATSIAETSLTIEGVRVVIDAGLMRVPRFDPRSGLTRLDTIRVTQDAADQRRGRAGRLEPGTCYRLWTAAEQQAILPRRPPEILEADLAPLALDLAEWGVIDERELSWLDPPPTGSLAQARDLLRQLGALDEQGTLTAHGRRLAHVTVHPRLAHMIVTAVSLGWGSSACDLAALLSERDILQGGPGWRNADLRLRVEALQGTREQLAGATVNRAACDRVRRASEQWRRQLQLASSSRDGNEHLGILLAFAYPDRIAQRITGSDGRYRLANGRGASFQTVQGLSQDEYLVVAQLDGSGDWARILLAAPVSIEALQQYCAERIQSVDLLEWDERSETVRARRQRRLGQLVLDDRALHDPDQEQVAAALIFGIRRAGPACLPWTKELQQWRARIAFLHRIDPAWPDLSDEALLADLERWLRPFLTGLTSLAQVRRLDLLPPLASLLNRQQRQGLDRLAPTHLVVPSGSRVRVDYEQGEVPVLAVRLQELFGCRETPLIAGGKVPVMVHLLSPAGRPVQVTKDLASFWRSAYQEVKKELRGRYPRHHWPDDPLTAQPTNRTKRRT; this is encoded by the coding sequence ATGGACCGCTTGCCAATAGAAGAGGCCTTGCCTTCGTTGCGCGAGGTGCTGGCTGCCGGACGTTCCGCGCTCTTGACGGCGCAACCGGGCGCGGGCAAGACCACGCGGGTCCCGCTCGCCCTGCTGCAGGAACCCTGGCTCGTCGGACAGAAACTGGTGCTGCTGGAACCCCGACGGCTTGCCGCGCGCGCCGCGGCAACCTACATGGCGGCGAGCCTGCGTGAGCCGGTGGGTCGCACCGTCGGCTATCGCATCCGCCATGACACGAAGGTCGGGCCGGACACGCGCATCGAAGTGGTCACCGAAGGCATCCTCACACGCCTGCTGCAACAGGACCCTTCGCTGGCCGGATACGGCCTCGTCATCTTCGACGAGTTCCACGAACGCAGCCTGCAGGCGGATCTCGGCCTGGCCTTCGCGCGGGAATCGCAGCGGCTGTTCCGGCCGGACCTTCGCCTGCTCGTCATGTCGGCGACCTTGGACTGTGCGGCGGTCACGCGCATCCTCCACGATGCCGAGACCATCTCCTGCGAGGGCCGCCTCTATCCCGTCACCACCCACTACCTCGACCGGCCGATTGAAGGCCGGCTGGAGCAGGCTGTGGTGCGGAGCATCCGTCAGGTGCTGGCCCGTGATACCGGCAGCCTGCTGGTCTTTCTGCCCGGCATGGCGGAAATCCGCCGAACCGAACGGCACCTTCGGGAAGTCGCGCTCGGTTCCGACATCCTCATCGCACCCCTGCATGGAGACCTGCCGCAGGACGAACAGGAACAGGCGATCCTGCCCGCGCCGCCTGGCCGACGAAAAATCGTACTCGCCACGTCGATTGCCGAAACCAGTTTGACCATCGAAGGCGTGCGGGTCGTCATCGATGCGGGACTCATGCGCGTCCCGCGCTTCGATCCCCGTTCCGGACTGACCAGGCTCGATACCATTCGGGTCACGCAGGATGCCGCGGATCAACGGAGGGGCCGCGCCGGCCGGTTGGAACCGGGCACCTGCTATCGCCTCTGGACGGCGGCGGAACAGCAAGCAATCCTCCCACGCCGTCCGCCTGAAATCCTCGAAGCGGACCTCGCACCCTTGGCGTTGGATCTCGCGGAATGGGGCGTCATCGACGAACGCGAATTGTCTTGGCTCGATCCGCCTCCGACCGGTTCGCTGGCCCAGGCGCGCGACCTGCTGCGACAACTCGGCGCACTCGACGAGCAAGGGACCCTCACGGCCCATGGCCGCAGACTGGCCCATGTGACTGTTCATCCGAGACTGGCCCACATGATCGTGACGGCCGTTTCGCTGGGCTGGGGATCGTCGGCCTGTGACCTCGCCGCCCTGCTCAGCGAGCGCGATATTCTGCAGGGAGGGCCGGGATGGCGGAATGCCGACCTGCGCTTGAGGGTCGAGGCCTTGCAAGGAACCAGAGAGCAGCTCGCCGGAGCGACCGTGAATCGAGCGGCCTGCGACCGTGTTCGGCGCGCCTCCGAACAGTGGCGGCGACAGCTGCAACTCGCCTCCTCGTCCCGCGACGGCAACGAGCATCTCGGCATCCTGCTCGCCTTCGCCTATCCGGATCGCATCGCGCAACGGATCACAGGCAGCGACGGCCGTTACCGTTTGGCGAACGGCCGAGGCGCCTCATTTCAAACGGTCCAAGGCCTGTCGCAGGACGAATATCTGGTGGTGGCGCAACTCGACGGCTCCGGAGATTGGGCGCGCATCCTGCTCGCGGCGCCGGTGAGCATCGAGGCGTTACAGCAGTACTGCGCGGAACGAATCCAATCCGTCGATCTGCTGGAGTGGGATGAGCGTTCGGAAACCGTCCGCGCGAGGCGGCAGCGGCGGCTCGGACAACTGGTCCTCGACGACCGCGCCCTCCACGATCCCGATCAGGAACAGGTCGCGGCGGCGCTGATCTTCGGTATCCGGCGGGCCGGACCGGCCTGCCTGCCCTGGACGAAGGAGCTGCAGCAATGGCGCGCGCGCATCGCGTTCCTCCATCGCATCGACCCCGCCTGGCCCGATCTTTCGGATGAAGCGCTGCTGGCTGATCTCGAACGGTGGCTGAGACCGTTCCTCACCGGCTTGACGAGTCTCGCGCAGGTCCGCCGCCTCGATCTCTTGCCGCCGCTCGCCAGCCTCTTGAATCGGCAACAACGGCAAGGGTTGGATCGTCTCGCGCCGACCCACCTGGTCGTGCCGAGCGGTTCACGCGTACGAGTAGACTACGAACAGGGCGAGGTGCCGGTCCTGGCGGTGCGGCTGCAGGAACTGTTCGGCTGCCGGGAGACACCGCTGATCGCAGGCGGCAAGGTGCCGGTGATGGTGCATCTGCTCTCACCGGCGGGACGGCCCGTGCAGGTCACGAAGGACCTGGCGAGCTTTTGGCGTTCGGCCTATCAAGAGGTGAAGAAAGAACTGCGTGGCCGTTATCCCCGCCACCACTGGCCCGACGATCCCCTGACGGCGCAACCGACCAATCGGACGAAGAGACGGACGTGA
- a CDS encoding GcvR-like protein translates to MDHFAIVTAFGQDRPGIVAAMADALYRLGCNIEDSCMTRLRGEFTMMLMVRLPEGIGAETLGQRLTPYTAPLDLAVLCRAMPDQAAAREATPEVPTFMLSVYGADHPGIVAQVARTVAQHNGNITDMNTRVIGPGDVPVYVMVLEIQLPEAQQADRLRLALEQLKPVLGVDLTFRPLESVTF, encoded by the coding sequence ATGGACCACTTCGCCATCGTCACCGCCTTCGGCCAGGACCGACCAGGCATCGTCGCCGCCATGGCGGACGCGCTCTACCGGCTCGGCTGCAACATCGAAGACAGCTGCATGACCAGGCTGCGCGGCGAGTTCACCATGATGCTCATGGTGCGACTGCCCGAAGGGATCGGCGCCGAAACCCTCGGCCAGCGCCTGACGCCCTACACGGCTCCGCTCGACCTCGCCGTCCTCTGCAGAGCGATGCCGGACCAGGCGGCGGCAAGAGAGGCAACCCCGGAAGTCCCGACCTTCATGCTGTCGGTGTACGGCGCCGACCATCCCGGCATCGTGGCGCAGGTGGCGCGCACCGTCGCCCAGCACAACGGCAACATCACCGACATGAATACCCGCGTGATCGGGCCGGGAGACGTCCCGGTCTATGTCATGGTCTTGGAAATTCAATTACCGGAGGCGCAGCAGGCCGACCGGCTCAGGCTGGCGCTTGAACAACTGAAGCCGGTACTGGGCGTCGATCTGACCTTCCGCCCGCTCGAGAGCGTCACCTTCTGA
- a CDS encoding Peptide deformylase codes for MAIRPILLYPHPALKSESDAVVPTDQAAQGVVQDMLDTLAASPGVALAAPQIGHALRIIVVDVSRKKGETGHGLVVLVNPVILAQEGRKVVREGCLSVPDYTGNVLRYEQVIVEGSAPDGRAVTVSASGFEALAFQHELDHLNGTLFLDRIQSLSTDLFRRKR; via the coding sequence GTGGCTATCCGTCCGATTCTGCTCTACCCCCATCCGGCACTCAAATCCGAGAGCGACGCCGTGGTCCCGACGGACCAGGCGGCGCAGGGCGTCGTCCAGGACATGCTCGACACCCTCGCCGCCTCCCCCGGCGTGGCGCTGGCGGCGCCGCAGATCGGGCATGCCCTGCGGATCATCGTGGTGGACGTGTCGCGGAAGAAAGGCGAAACGGGGCATGGGCTGGTGGTGCTGGTGAACCCCGTCATCCTGGCGCAGGAAGGACGGAAGGTCGTCCGTGAAGGTTGCCTCAGCGTGCCGGACTACACGGGCAATGTGTTGCGCTACGAGCAGGTGATCGTGGAGGGATCGGCGCCGGACGGCCGCGCCGTTACGGTGAGCGCTTCAGGATTCGAGGCGCTCGCCTTTCAGCACGAGCTGGACCACTTGAACGGCACGCTCTTTCTCGATCGCATCCAGTCGCTCAGCACCGATCTCTTTCGACGGAAGCGATAA
- a CDS encoding CRISPR-associated RecB family exonuclease Cas4 / CRISPR-associated protein Cas1, whose translation MEPESQGPSSGSDIPLLPARMVNEFAYCPRLAYFEWVDGEFADNAETTEGRFHHRRVDQTPLRKSRKVEDDQPSEATIHQRSVWLSSERLGVTAKIDLVEGDAASAGLAEGTQTVVPVDYKRGKRPHTTQGAWEPELVQLCVQGLLLREQGFTCERGVLYFVGSRERVEVPFDDELITRTRELLDGMRTMTQATVAPPPLVDSPKCPRCSLVGLCLPDEVGWLRATHEGEAPAVRKLIPANDDALPLYVQTPGAKLGKDGECLKVKDHDEVIGEARLVETSQVVLYGAIQVSTQVTQELCKRGIPLVYCSSGGWFYGMTTGLLHKHVELRRRQYAAAADRERCLLLARRFVQAKIANCRTLLRRNHRAAPDTVIQELKCDQIQAGVAESLESLLGTEGTAARRYFSEFAGMLKEAEPGARFDFDGRNRRPPRDPVNAMLSLLYSMLAREWTVTLQSVGLDPYLGFYHQPRYGRPALALDMMEEFRPLIADSAVLTAINNGEIRTSDWIERMGSVTLTPDGRCRLIETYERRMGQEITHPVFGYQISYRRVLEVQARLLGRYLLGEIPELPPFTTR comes from the coding sequence ATGGAGCCCGAATCACAGGGACCATCCTCGGGGAGCGACATCCCGTTGCTCCCCGCGCGGATGGTGAACGAATTTGCCTATTGTCCGCGCCTGGCCTACTTCGAGTGGGTGGACGGGGAGTTTGCCGACAACGCGGAAACAACGGAGGGACGCTTCCACCACCGGCGTGTGGACCAAACGCCGCTCCGGAAATCGCGGAAGGTTGAGGACGACCAGCCGAGTGAAGCCACGATCCATCAACGCTCCGTCTGGCTCTCGTCGGAACGATTGGGTGTGACGGCTAAGATCGATCTGGTGGAGGGTGATGCTGCTTCTGCCGGGCTGGCCGAGGGAACTCAGACCGTTGTTCCAGTGGACTACAAGCGCGGCAAGCGCCCGCATACGACGCAAGGCGCCTGGGAACCGGAACTGGTGCAGCTCTGCGTGCAGGGGTTGTTGCTCCGTGAACAGGGCTTCACCTGCGAGCGTGGAGTGCTCTATTTCGTCGGCTCGCGCGAGCGGGTGGAGGTGCCGTTCGACGATGAGTTGATTACGCGGACGCGCGAACTCCTTGACGGCATGCGGACGATGACGCAGGCCACTGTGGCCCCGCCGCCCTTGGTGGATAGTCCGAAGTGTCCACGTTGTTCGCTCGTGGGGCTCTGCCTGCCCGATGAAGTGGGCTGGCTCCGGGCAACGCATGAGGGCGAAGCGCCCGCGGTCCGAAAGTTGATTCCCGCGAACGACGATGCGTTACCGCTCTATGTGCAAACGCCCGGCGCGAAGCTCGGCAAGGACGGCGAATGTCTGAAGGTCAAGGACCATGATGAGGTGATCGGAGAGGCCCGGCTGGTTGAAACGTCGCAGGTCGTTCTCTATGGGGCGATTCAAGTCAGCACGCAAGTCACCCAGGAACTCTGCAAGCGCGGCATTCCACTGGTCTATTGTTCCAGCGGTGGATGGTTCTACGGAATGACGACGGGTCTGTTGCACAAACATGTGGAGCTCCGTCGGCGCCAATATGCTGCGGCGGCGGATCGGGAACGTTGCCTGCTGCTGGCTCGGCGATTTGTCCAAGCCAAGATCGCCAATTGCCGCACCTTGCTCAGGCGGAATCACCGGGCTGCACCGGACACGGTCATTCAGGAGTTGAAGTGCGATCAGATCCAGGCCGGGGTGGCGGAATCGTTGGAGTCACTGTTGGGCACAGAAGGCACGGCCGCCCGCCGCTATTTCTCGGAGTTCGCCGGCATGCTGAAAGAAGCCGAGCCCGGCGCCCGCTTCGACTTCGATGGACGCAATCGGCGCCCGCCGCGCGATCCTGTCAATGCCATGCTCTCGCTGCTCTATTCTATGCTCGCGCGCGAATGGACCGTGACCCTGCAGAGCGTGGGGCTCGATCCGTACCTGGGTTTTTATCACCAGCCGCGTTATGGGCGACCGGCATTGGCGCTGGATATGATGGAGGAGTTCAGGCCGCTCATTGCGGACTCCGCGGTGCTCACCGCCATCAATAACGGTGAGATCCGCACGAGCGACTGGATCGAGCGTATGGGGTCCGTCACGCTGACGCCGGACGGCCGTTGCCGGTTGATTGAAACATACGAGCGACGCATGGGCCAGGAGATCACCCATCCGGTGTTCGGGTACCAGATCAGCTACCGTCGCGTGCTTGAAGTGCAGGCGCGGTTGCTGGGACGGTATCTGCTTGGAGAGATTCCTGAACTGCCGCCATTTACGACCCGGTGA
- a CDS encoding putative dioxygenase: MSLPAIQTKHWTRQEYDRLADAGILAPDERVELLEGEIVTMTPQHGPHSASIGLAEAALRKAFGPAHWIRIQLPLVVDPDSEPEPDLAVVPGSPRDYVTEHPRTALLVIEIADSTLERDRSYKSPIYARAGISEYWIVNLIERCLEIYRDPIVSPGQPARYQVSRKAAPTEIVSPLSVPHGSIAVTDLLP, from the coding sequence ATGTCTCTCCCTGCCATCCAAACCAAACACTGGACCCGCCAAGAGTACGACCGCCTGGCCGACGCCGGCATTCTGGCTCCGGATGAACGCGTGGAACTGCTTGAAGGAGAGATTGTCACCATGACCCCTCAGCACGGCCCGCACTCGGCTTCCATCGGACTGGCGGAAGCGGCGCTCCGAAAGGCGTTCGGTCCGGCCCATTGGATTCGCATTCAGTTACCCCTCGTCGTCGATCCCGACTCAGAACCGGAACCGGACCTGGCAGTCGTCCCTGGGTCGCCCAGGGACTATGTCACCGAGCATCCCCGCACAGCGTTATTGGTCATAGAGATTGCCGACAGCACGCTGGAACGAGACCGTTCGTATAAGTCACCCATTTATGCTCGCGCCGGCATCTCGGAATACTGGATCGTCAACCTCATTGAACGCTGCCTTGAGATCTACCGCGACCCAATTGTATCGCCGGGTCAACCGGCTCGGTATCAGGTTTCACGAAAAGCTGCTCCCACCGAAATCGTCTCCCCGTTGTCCGTCCCCCACGGTTCAATCGCGGTCACCGATTTGCTGCCGTAG
- a CDS encoding CRISPR-associated helicase Cas3, with product MNVVERTSQDVARKWLQQALGLSDKDSPFPWQEKLLARMLDGKIPEVVDIPTGLGKTAAMAIWLVARACEAKLPRRLVYVVDRRAVVDQATDIALGLRAFLDGAPDIKRVLGFREDQSLPISTLRGQYVDNREWLDDPAAPAIIVGTVDMIGSRLLFSGYGVSSKMRPYHAGLLGADTLVVLDEAHLVPAFEDLLRQVERGAEAFGPKEPSLRALVPPFKLLSLSATGRQTDATMLTLSDDDRSNPIVKKRLTAKKALSIVDFAHVAEGTATPDDGRNADGADEATKKNNGPKLADVLANQAWQLSAQGDKVRCLVFCNARKDAIAVAAALRNLAKSTGANEPTIELFVGGRRVKERTQARDALARLGFLAGTAVNLERSAFLIATSAGEVGVDLDADHMVCDLVAWERMVQRLGRVNRRGDGDAKVVVVVDSEPAPSDSTTKALEKRQASDAAKGQLDELTKKLNALQGAKASVPKGQKKSADAKATEEKRKQTEKELKMSISACQKRIKAFKDADAKVVARHAAAAAQHRALRELLAAVGEKGSLSPDALLTLRARQDLADALRAATTVEPLRPELTRALVDAWSMTSLDEYPGRPEVGPWLRGFRPNDKPQTTVVWRRHLPVRADGSFDAKAAKRFFEAAPPHTSELLETETHLVLEWLIERAAAISKATGEEALLDAQKVVAIAFGWRGEPKGWRTLGQIAAAKSKGKNENKEATKAREQGVKELEKLLVGATLVIDARLGGLTGGLLSEQTDTTAEASDDGSTTWLTRPDVADIPVTGFRIRVLGANEEDESAWRTTPGVGWVQRHLFVTNVLDSEPSAALVIDGWAGDAANEEERAEADRPQQLDEHQSWAEDCARQIAERLGIETARTNLLALAARLHDEGKRAARWQRAFKAPIDGRPYAKTKGPIDFDLLDGYRHELGSLPYVEAHNDFETLGKDDQDFVLHLIAAHHGFARPVIGTSGCDVAPSLVEERARAVALRFAKLSRRWGPWGLAWWEALLRAADQTASRRNQQAATTQKERP from the coding sequence ATGAACGTGGTGGAGCGGACATCTCAGGATGTAGCCAGGAAGTGGTTGCAACAGGCCCTAGGACTCTCCGATAAGGATTCACCCTTTCCGTGGCAAGAAAAACTGCTTGCCCGGATGCTTGACGGCAAAATCCCGGAGGTTGTCGACATTCCCACCGGCCTCGGGAAGACCGCCGCTATGGCCATCTGGCTCGTTGCCCGCGCGTGCGAGGCGAAGCTACCGCGGCGGCTGGTTTACGTGGTTGATCGACGCGCCGTCGTGGACCAAGCGACGGACATCGCGTTGGGACTGCGTGCATTCCTCGATGGCGCCCCGGACATAAAGAGGGTACTTGGTTTCCGCGAGGACCAATCGCTCCCGATTTCCACGTTGCGCGGCCAGTACGTCGACAACCGCGAGTGGCTTGATGATCCCGCTGCACCAGCGATTATCGTAGGCACGGTGGATATGATCGGCTCGCGGCTCCTCTTCTCGGGCTATGGCGTCTCGTCAAAGATGCGGCCCTACCACGCAGGGCTTCTCGGCGCGGACACGCTCGTCGTGCTCGACGAAGCCCACTTGGTTCCAGCCTTCGAGGATCTGCTTAGGCAGGTCGAGCGTGGAGCCGAAGCCTTCGGCCCGAAGGAACCTTCGCTTCGCGCGCTGGTCCCTCCTTTCAAACTGCTGTCGCTCTCGGCGACGGGACGCCAGACCGACGCTACGATGCTGACACTCTCCGACGACGATCGAAGCAACCCGATCGTCAAGAAGCGCCTGACCGCGAAGAAGGCGCTGAGCATCGTAGATTTCGCCCACGTGGCGGAAGGCACCGCCACCCCGGACGACGGCAGGAATGCTGACGGCGCCGACGAGGCGACCAAGAAAAATAACGGCCCCAAGCTCGCCGACGTTCTCGCCAACCAGGCATGGCAGCTGTCGGCGCAAGGCGATAAAGTCCGGTGTCTCGTGTTCTGCAACGCGCGCAAGGACGCGATCGCCGTCGCTGCCGCCCTGCGCAACCTGGCGAAGTCGACCGGCGCGAACGAGCCAACCATCGAGCTCTTCGTAGGCGGACGCCGCGTGAAGGAGCGCACCCAAGCGCGCGATGCTCTTGCCCGACTCGGCTTCCTCGCGGGCACAGCCGTGAACTTGGAGCGCTCGGCCTTTCTGATCGCAACGTCGGCCGGAGAGGTCGGAGTGGACCTCGACGCGGACCACATGGTCTGTGACCTAGTCGCGTGGGAGCGCATGGTCCAGCGCCTCGGCCGAGTGAACCGGCGCGGTGATGGAGATGCGAAGGTCGTCGTCGTGGTCGACAGTGAGCCCGCGCCCTCTGACAGCACGACGAAAGCCCTCGAAAAGAGGCAGGCATCCGACGCGGCGAAGGGACAACTCGATGAGCTAACGAAGAAGCTGAACGCACTGCAGGGTGCGAAAGCCTCCGTTCCGAAAGGCCAGAAGAAGTCTGCCGACGCCAAAGCTACGGAAGAGAAGCGCAAGCAGACTGAGAAGGAGCTGAAGATGTCGATCTCCGCGTGTCAGAAGCGCATCAAGGCGTTCAAGGACGCCGATGCGAAGGTCGTGGCGCGCCATGCGGCCGCGGCTGCGCAACATCGCGCCCTTCGGGAGTTGCTCGCCGCCGTCGGAGAGAAGGGCAGCCTGAGCCCTGATGCCCTACTCACGCTTCGCGCTCGCCAAGACCTCGCCGATGCTCTGCGCGCCGCAACGACCGTCGAGCCGCTCCGACCCGAGCTCACGCGCGCCCTGGTCGATGCATGGTCGATGACTTCGCTCGACGAGTACCCCGGAAGGCCCGAGGTCGGCCCGTGGCTGCGAGGCTTCCGTCCGAACGATAAGCCGCAGACGACAGTGGTCTGGAGACGGCATCTGCCCGTTCGAGCTGATGGCTCCTTCGACGCCAAGGCGGCGAAGCGCTTCTTCGAAGCTGCGCCTCCTCATACGAGCGAGCTGCTCGAGACCGAGACGCACCTCGTGCTCGAATGGCTCATCGAACGCGCAGCGGCCATCAGCAAGGCGACGGGCGAGGAGGCGTTGTTGGATGCGCAGAAGGTCGTCGCGATCGCCTTCGGATGGCGCGGTGAGCCGAAGGGATGGCGCACCCTCGGCCAGATCGCCGCAGCGAAGAGCAAAGGCAAGAACGAGAACAAAGAGGCCACGAAGGCTCGCGAGCAAGGCGTGAAGGAACTCGAGAAGCTCTTGGTCGGGGCGACGCTCGTCATCGACGCGCGCCTTGGAGGACTCACTGGCGGACTCCTGAGCGAGCAGACCGATACGACTGCGGAAGCCTCGGACGATGGCTCGACGACTTGGCTCACTCGTCCTGACGTCGCGGATATACCCGTGACGGGGTTCCGCATCCGTGTATTGGGCGCCAACGAAGAAGACGAGTCAGCGTGGCGCACGACGCCAGGAGTCGGATGGGTGCAACGCCATTTGTTCGTGACGAACGTGTTGGACAGTGAGCCGTCTGCGGCGCTCGTGATCGATGGGTGGGCGGGCGACGCCGCGAACGAAGAAGAACGGGCAGAAGCCGATCGTCCCCAGCAGCTCGATGAGCACCAGAGCTGGGCCGAAGACTGCGCGAGACAAATCGCTGAGCGTCTTGGTATTGAGACGGCACGCACGAATCTGCTCGCTTTGGCGGCTCGTCTTCACGACGAAGGGAAGCGCGCGGCGCGGTGGCAGCGCGCGTTCAAAGCCCCGATCGATGGTCGTCCCTACGCGAAGACGAAGGGGCCGATCGACTTCGACCTCCTCGACGGCTATCGACACGAACTGGGCTCGCTGCCCTACGTAGAAGCCCACAACGACTTCGAGACGCTTGGCAAGGACGACCAAGATTTCGTTCTCCATCTCATCGCGGCGCATCACGGTTTCGCCCGACCCGTGATCGGCACGAGCGGCTGCGATGTTGCGCCGTCCCTAGTCGAGGAACGTGCGCGGGCGGTCGCGCTTCGTTTCGCGAAACTCTCGAGGCGATGGGGACCGTGGGGGCTCGCATGGTGGGAGGCGCTGCTTCGCGCGGCAGACCAGACCGCGTCGCGCCGCAACCAACAGGCAGCGACAACGCAGAAGGAGAGGCCGTGA
- a CDS encoding PilT protein-like translates to MSKKLVLDSFALVSLFHKERGWEKVQATLYEQQRAGTKAFLNWVNWGEFFYIVKRKVGAVRAAEALHLLEQLPIELVAVDLPLVREAADIKSEYVVSYADAFCVATARRLSGTVLTSDPEFHAVEHLVTVRWLKT, encoded by the coding sequence GTGAGCAAAAAGCTCGTGCTCGATAGCTTTGCACTGGTCAGTCTGTTTCATAAGGAACGGGGTTGGGAGAAAGTCCAAGCTACGCTGTATGAACAACAGCGGGCCGGCACCAAGGCCTTTCTGAACTGGGTCAATTGGGGCGAGTTCTTTTACATCGTGAAGCGAAAAGTCGGCGCCGTCCGGGCTGCGGAGGCCCTCCATCTCCTGGAGCAATTGCCTATCGAACTCGTCGCGGTGGATTTGCCGTTGGTGCGGGAAGCAGCGGACATCAAGAGCGAATATGTCGTTTCCTATGCGGATGCCTTTTGCGTCGCCACCGCCCGCCGCTTGTCGGGGACCGTCTTGACGAGCGATCCTGAATTCCACGCCGTGGAGCATTTGGTCACCGTCCGGTGGCTAAAAACATAG